One Pelotomaculum isophthalicicum JI genomic region harbors:
- a CDS encoding sigma factor G inhibitor Gin, whose amino-acid sequence MVNISPICIICRQALQEGEQSLFITGHNICFNCENKIMALSADNPDYDYFIKGLKKIWCFPKV is encoded by the coding sequence ATGGTCAACATTTCACCAATATGTATTATTTGCCGGCAAGCGCTGCAAGAGGGTGAGCAGTCGCTTTTTATCACCGGTCATAATATCTGTTTCAACTGTGAAAATAAAATCATGGCCTTATCCGCGGATAACCCGGATTATGATTATTTTATCAAAGGGTTAAAAAAAATTTGGTGTTTTCCTAAAGTCTGA